One Castanea sativa cultivar Marrone di Chiusa Pesio chromosome 4, ASM4071231v1 DNA window includes the following coding sequences:
- the LOC142631008 gene encoding protein JINGUBANG, which produces MGIMACQQSESNHSNNESQSESNHYQLELKSLLSQPSLQSVPSLTSQSQQHCFFSNTHHYCLTTLKGQTSYISSLTLAGKFLYAGSSDREIRSWKRNPFDSDQLDQESSTNNFVVAGKGAVKSLVVQADKLYSAHQDHKIRVWKINNHEQLDDHQKYTRLATLPTLGDRAFKLLMPKNQVQIRRHKSCTWVHHVDAVSSLALSQDESLLYSVSWDRTLKIWRTSDFKCLESVTNAHDDAINALALADDGHVYTGSADRKIKVWKKNPGEKHRLIATLIKHNSGVNALALSSDGSLLYSGACDRSIVVWEKSSDGGGGNMDVMGALRGHTSSILCLAVVSDLVCSGSADRSVRIWRGVDRNYSCVAVLEGHTGPVKCLTAAIDSCNTSNTAAYLVYSGGLDRDIKVWQVLVP; this is translated from the coding sequence ATGGGAATCATGGCATGCCAACAATCTGAGTCTAACCACTCAAACAATGAGTCTCAATCTGAGTCCAACCACTATCAACTAGAGTTGAAGTCCCTTCTTTCTCAGCCAAGCCTCCAATCAGTTCCTTCACTCACCTCACAATCCCAACAACACTGTTTTTTTTCCAACACACACCACTATTGCCTCACCACTCTCAAAGGCCAAACCTCTTACATATCCTCTCTCACCCTAGCTGGAAAATTCCTCTATGCAGGCTCTTCTGACAGAGAAATCAGGTCATGGAAACGCAACCCTTTTGACTCTGATCAATTAGACCAAGAAAGTTCAACAAACAACTTTGTAGTTGCTGGGAAAGGTGCCGTGAAGTCCCTAGTGGTACAAGCTGACAAACTCTATAGTGCTCATCAAGACCATAAAATCCGGGTATGGAAAATCAATAACCATGAACAACTTGATGATCACCAAAAGTACACGCGCTTGGCTACACTTCCAACACTTGGTGACCGTGCTTTTAAGCTCCTGATGCCTAAGAACCAGGTTCAGATTCGAAGGCACAAGAGTTGCACTTGGGTACATCATGTTGATGCTGTGTCTTCACTTGCTTTGTCTCAGGATGAGTCACTTCTCTACTCCGTTTCATGGGATAGGACACTCAAGATTTGGCGAACATCGGACTTTAAGTGCTTAGAATCCGTGACAAACGCACACGATGATGCAATAAACGCACTGGCATTAGCCGATGATGGACATGTTTATACTGGCTCAGCTGACAGGAAAATCAAGGTGTGGAAGAAAAACCCAGGTGAGAAACATCGTTTAATTGCCACACTTATCAAACACAACTCTGGGGTCAATGCATTGGCTCTAAGCAGTGATGGGTCTTTGTTGTACTCTGGTGCATGTGATAGATCCATAGTGGTATGGGAGAAAAGtagtgatggtggtggtggcaacATGGATGTTATGGGTGCGCTTAGAGGTCACACTAGCTCCATTTTGTGCTTGGCTGTTGTGTCTGATTTGGTTTGTAGTGGTTCAGCTGATAGAAGTGTTAGGATTTGGAGAGGTGTTGATAGAAACTACAGTTGTGTGGCAGTGTTGGAAGGGCATACAGGCCCAGTCAAGTGCTTGACTGCAGCAATTGATAGTTGCAACACATCTAATACAGCAGCTTACCTTGTTTACAGCGGTGGTTTGGACCGTGACATTAAAGTTTGGCAGGTTTTAGTTCCTTAG